The Piliocolobus tephrosceles isolate RC106 chromosome 3, ASM277652v3, whole genome shotgun sequence genome has a window encoding:
- the FAM149A gene encoding protein FAM149A isoform X3 gives MLFEEKVNPQTQSLLAECGEWTRRSLHLRVLGRQLIPPTDEGAQHFQGSTAASTVHRPPLSACGRSSNIRELCISGSQIVPAALSASALPGPDGTGVADLTACLSLEEEVYHVDGKIEEYFAFDRKEDDDECLEQKPAQPGRKRRKLGLPPVSPHDCVKDAVTAEVFDHVWTNMVELLEELIRKHWETTLTEGKKQREKLKVAGNRFPHVLIPHTHADGASGPPSGSSEAHSISLASRLNPPQIHRFSNSFYSDMNGVMTIQAKPLQRRPTYFADRTQNEKEDKASGGGAGALSSARHRLGRASDTHGLPPSAKQTPVPWRLPSLASDSQRLKTPNISSDEVLQATKLPTGVDHMVSPLVQTSRSRFPPIGVETREQNTAVPGCRLASYRGRHPQNRVSSAVPDGIERSRLRERTATLEQLSRPSTTHTFRSDTPRKSSLTQMEFAAHTWTGQSILTGSQYVPKSFQRTTLTLKKRFQVIS, from the exons atGTTATTTGAAGAGAAAGTGAACCCTCAGACCCAGAGTCTGCTGGCCGAGTGCGGGGAGTGGACAAGAAGATCCCTCCATCTGAG AGTATTAGGAAGACAGCTGATCCCGCCCACTGACGAAGGCGCCCAGCATTTCCAGGGCAGCACTGCCGCCTCCACGGTCCACAGACCCCCGCTCAGTGCCTGCGGACGCAGCAGCAACATCAGAGA gttgTGCATTTCTGGCTCTCAAATAGTCCCAGCAGCGCTCTCAGCCTCTGCCCTGCCAGGCCCTGATGGCACGGGGGTTGCTGACCTAACGGCTTGTTTGTCCCTGGAAGAAGAGGTTTACCATGTGGATGGAAAGATTGAAGAGTATTTCGCTTTTGACAGAAAAGAGGA TGATGATGAATGTCTTGAACAAAAACCAGCTCAGCCTGGTAGGAAAAGGCGCAAACTGGGACTTCCTCCGGTTTCCCCTCATGACTGTGTCAAAGATGCCGTGACAGCAGAAGTGTTTGATCACGTCTGGACAAACATGGTAGAACTTTTGGAAGAGCTCATTAGAAAGCACTGGGAAACTACACTCACAG aagggaaaaaacagagagaaaaattgaaagtagCTGGAAACAGATTTCCACATGTCCTCATTCCACACACTCACGCTGATGGAGCCAGCGGCCCCCCGTCCGGAAGCTCCGAGGCTCACAGCATCTCCCTGGCTTCTCGTCTGAACCCGCCCCAG ATTCATCGCTTCTCCAACAGTTTTTATAGTGACATGAATGGCGTCATGACAATTCAAGCAAAGCCGCTTCAGCGGAGACCTACCTATTTTGCCGACAGAACGCA GAATGAGAAGGAGGACAAAGCCTCGGGTGGAGGGGCAGGTGCTCTCTCCTCCGCACGGCACAGACTGGGACGGGCCTCAGACACTCATGGATTACCACCTTCTGCAAAGCAAACACCGGTGCCCTGGAGGCTGCCTTCTCTTGCTTCAGATTCACAGAGACTAAAAACCCCCAACATCTCTAGTGACGAAGTTCTTCAGGCAACAAAACT GCCGACTGGCGTGGACCACATGGTTTCGCCGCTGGTTCAGACATCACGGAGCAGGTTCCCCCCGATAGGCGTGGAGACCAGGGAGCAGAATACGGCAGTTCCTGGATGCCGCCTTGCTTCT TACAGAGGAAGGCATCCACAAAACCGTGTGTCGAGTGCTGTGCCTGACGGTATAGAACGATCACGTCTTCGAGAGAGAACCGCTACCCTGGAACAGCTGTCAAGGCCTAGCACAACCCATACGTTCCGG TCAGATACGCCTCGAAAAAGTTCACTGACACAAATGGAATTTGCTGCTCACACATGGACAGGTCAAAGTATTTTGACAG
- the FAM149A gene encoding protein FAM149A isoform X2, producing the protein MLFEEKVNPQTQSLLAECGEWTRRSLHLRVLGRQLIPPTDEGAQHFQGSTAASTVHRPPLSACGRSSNIRELCISGSQIVPAALSASALPGPDGTGVADLTACLSLEEEVYHVDGKIEEYFAFDRKEDDDECLEQKPAQPGRKRRKLGLPPVSPHDCVKDAVTAEVFDHVWTNMVELLEELIRKHWETTLTEGKKQREKLKVAGNRFPHVLIPHTHADGASGPPSGSSEAHSISLASRLNPPQIHRFSNSFYSDMNGVMTIQAKPLQRRPTYFADRTQNEKEDKASGGGAGALSSARHRLGRASDTHGLPPSAKQTPVPWRLPSLASDSQRLKTPNISSDEVLQATKLPTGVDHMVSPLVQTSRSRFPPIGVETREQNTAVPGCRLASYRGRHPQNRVSSAVPDGIERSRLRERTATLEQLSRPSTTHTFRQSDTPRKSSLTQMEFAAHTWTGQSILTGSQYVPKSFQRTTLTLKKRFQVIS; encoded by the exons atGTTATTTGAAGAGAAAGTGAACCCTCAGACCCAGAGTCTGCTGGCCGAGTGCGGGGAGTGGACAAGAAGATCCCTCCATCTGAG AGTATTAGGAAGACAGCTGATCCCGCCCACTGACGAAGGCGCCCAGCATTTCCAGGGCAGCACTGCCGCCTCCACGGTCCACAGACCCCCGCTCAGTGCCTGCGGACGCAGCAGCAACATCAGAGA gttgTGCATTTCTGGCTCTCAAATAGTCCCAGCAGCGCTCTCAGCCTCTGCCCTGCCAGGCCCTGATGGCACGGGGGTTGCTGACCTAACGGCTTGTTTGTCCCTGGAAGAAGAGGTTTACCATGTGGATGGAAAGATTGAAGAGTATTTCGCTTTTGACAGAAAAGAGGA TGATGATGAATGTCTTGAACAAAAACCAGCTCAGCCTGGTAGGAAAAGGCGCAAACTGGGACTTCCTCCGGTTTCCCCTCATGACTGTGTCAAAGATGCCGTGACAGCAGAAGTGTTTGATCACGTCTGGACAAACATGGTAGAACTTTTGGAAGAGCTCATTAGAAAGCACTGGGAAACTACACTCACAG aagggaaaaaacagagagaaaaattgaaagtagCTGGAAACAGATTTCCACATGTCCTCATTCCACACACTCACGCTGATGGAGCCAGCGGCCCCCCGTCCGGAAGCTCCGAGGCTCACAGCATCTCCCTGGCTTCTCGTCTGAACCCGCCCCAG ATTCATCGCTTCTCCAACAGTTTTTATAGTGACATGAATGGCGTCATGACAATTCAAGCAAAGCCGCTTCAGCGGAGACCTACCTATTTTGCCGACAGAACGCA GAATGAGAAGGAGGACAAAGCCTCGGGTGGAGGGGCAGGTGCTCTCTCCTCCGCACGGCACAGACTGGGACGGGCCTCAGACACTCATGGATTACCACCTTCTGCAAAGCAAACACCGGTGCCCTGGAGGCTGCCTTCTCTTGCTTCAGATTCACAGAGACTAAAAACCCCCAACATCTCTAGTGACGAAGTTCTTCAGGCAACAAAACT GCCGACTGGCGTGGACCACATGGTTTCGCCGCTGGTTCAGACATCACGGAGCAGGTTCCCCCCGATAGGCGTGGAGACCAGGGAGCAGAATACGGCAGTTCCTGGATGCCGCCTTGCTTCT TACAGAGGAAGGCATCCACAAAACCGTGTGTCGAGTGCTGTGCCTGACGGTATAGAACGATCACGTCTTCGAGAGAGAACCGCTACCCTGGAACAGCTGTCAAGGCCTAGCACAACCCATACGTTCCGG cAGTCAGATACGCCTCGAAAAAGTTCACTGACACAAATGGAATTTGCTGCTCACACATGGACAGGTCAAAGTATTTTGACAG